The Nostoc cf. commune SO-36 genomic sequence AGGTAGGCAAGTTAACGGCGATTACATTCTCTACCTGTGGGGACGCCACTTACAACAAAACCAACAATTGCCAGACAACCTGATTGTATCTACAGTCATGGCTAACTTAGGCTTTGAAAAAGCTTGGCAGCAGATTGGTGGTAACTTAATTCGTACCGCAGTCGGCGATCAATACGTGCAAGCCGAAATGCTGCGGACTGGGGGAATGTTAGGCGGCGAACAATCAGGTCATATTCTTTGCCGTCACTATGCAGTTACTGGAGATGGTTTGTTAACAGCCTTACATATCGCAGCTTTGGTAAAAGAAGCGGGTGTTTCCCTTAGCGAATTAGTAGATCAAAGTTTCCAGACATATCCACAATTATTGCGGAACGTGCGAGTTGTTGATCGCGATCGCCGTTTAGGATGGCAAGATTGTCAACCAGTGCAACAAGCGATCGCTCTTGCTGAAGCTGCAATGGGTGATTCCGGCAGAATTTTGGTTCGCGCCTCTGGCACAGAACCAGTAATCAGGGTTATGGTAGAAGCTGCCAATGCAGAACTCGCCAACCACTGGACAAATGAATTAGTTTCGCAAGTCCAACAACATATATAACGTTTCCTACTCCCTTCCCACGACAAAAGATTACCTATTTATTGATCTCTCTCTTGCTTGGTGTCCTTAGCGTCCAACTCTTACGAGACGCTGCGCGTTGGCGGAAGCTTCTCGTAAAGATGGCGGTTCGTGAAAAAATTTAGGTATTCTTTCGGAGGAAGGGAGTAGCTACTATCTCACCATTTAAAAATGCAAATTTTCGTCGTTACGGTTTCTGCAAATTAACCAGTCTTGGTCATCTGTGGAAAAGTTACTATTGATGAGATTTGCATTTTAACGTATATTGTCAACCTCTTTTATAACAAAGAAAGAGGTCTACATATATTTATTGATTATCTTCTATAAGGTAATAAAATGCTTATTTTTGTTGTCCCACTTAAAAGTCCGAAAGTTTCTAATTCCTGGGAACGCGTCACCCAATCATTTGAAAGATGTATCAAATCAATTTGCAATCAAACGTCTCCTGAATTTCATGCTATTGTCGTTTGCCATGAACAGCCAAAAATAGAATTTAATCATCCCCAGATTACGTACATCACAGTTGACTTTGCTCCTCCCAAAGAGACAGACCGTATAGCCAGAGGAGACACAGATAAAGGGCGAAAAATCTTGAAGGGATTAATGTATGCTCGTCAATTTTCTCCAACTCACACTATGGCAGTTGATGCAGATGATTGCATCAGTAAAAATTTAGCCGCATTTATTAAGCAACATCCTAACTCTAATGGATGGTTTATCAACAAAGGTTATAAATATAAAGAAGGTAGTAAATATATATATATTAAAAGAAAAGATTTCTATTCAATGTGCGGCACATCTAATATTATTCGATATGACTTAAATTTATTACCAGAAAACGCAGAATATAATCGAGGTTATGGATACTACAAATATTATATAGACCACGGTAAAATCAAAGGCGTATTAGAAAGCAAAGATAAACCGATTGAACCACTACCATTTCCTGGAGCAGTTTACATTGTAGAAACAGGAGAAAATCTTTTTTACGGTTCAATGAAGTTAAACTTCAATTTTTTTGATCGAAAATCCCTAACTCAATCAGTTAAAGATGAATTTGGCTTGTACACGCTATAGCCATATTAATCCATTTATATGTAAGCTATAGATTGTTTTTTCAGGCTGACAGGCTACAGCGCCACTATGCCAAGATCCAAATCTAAAAATAAAAAATCAAAAAAACAGGCTGAAAAAGAAACTCCTACTCTTAGCCTCAAAGAACAGTTAGCCCAAAAGCGCAAAGCAGCTCAAGGGCGTAAAGAACTCATTAGCTTACTCACCACCGTTACCTTTATCAGTGCCTTAGTTGGCATTTTACTTTTTTTCGTAGGTGGAATTAAAGTGGCAGTCCCTGCCGTCTTAGGGATACTTGTCATATCACTTTCCTACAAATACCCACGCCAAGCCCTATATGCCTTCATCATTTACGTACCCATTGGGGGTACTGTTACCTACTACTTGGGCAATAGTCCCATACTCCAATTAGCTAAAGACGCCTTTTATGTTCCAGCACTAATTGGACTTTGGCAGACGTGTCGTAAACAGGGACTACCGATAATTATTCCCCAAGGGATAAAAATCCCACTCTATCTAGTTTTGGTTTGCAGTCTGCTAACGCTACTATTTATCAATGGTGGACAGCAGTTTAACCCGCCTAGTGTGGGACTATTAGAAAAAGCACCCCCAGAAATACCATTAGGTATGGGCATTCTGGGACTGAAAGTATTTTTAGGCTATGTCCCCCTAATTGGTTGTGCCTATTATCTAATTCGAGATAAGCGGGATTTTCTATTGTTATCGCGCCTCCAGATTACTCTCGTACTAATTTGCTGTGTACTGGGATTTATTCAATACCTGTTACTACTAACTGGTGTGTGTCAAGGCACTAGAGGTCTTGAAGGAAATGCCTTATTTGTCACATCACTAGAAGCCCGGTGTTATTTTGGTGGAGCGCTCTTATATAGTCCTGAAGAAGGGGTTATTCGCTTACCAGGGACATTTGTAGCCCCTTGGCAGTGGGCATGGTTCTTAATTTCCAGCACCTTTTTTACATTTGCCACTGCCTTCACTGATCCTTCCCCAATATGGCGGTTAATCGGTTTAAGTTCTTTAGCGGCAGTCTTTATCAATGCTGTAATCTCTGGACAAAGAATTGCTTTAGCTTTAGTACCAATCTGCTTCGTGATTTTGCTATTGCTCACGGGTCAACTTGGCAACCTTAAACGGTTTATCCCCATAGGTATAGGACTTGCCCTGCTTCTGGGAATAGCAATGGTGACTAACCCTGAAGTTGTACAACAGAGAACCGAGAGTTTTACAGGTCGATGGGAGGCTTCACCACCTCAAGATTTTATCGTCCAGCAATTTGAAGACAATTGGAAAAACGTAGATGGGCCCTTGGGAAGTGGCTTAGGTCGAGCAACTAACTCTGCCCGCGTAATGGGTAAAACTAAGCTGGTGGAAACTTACTACCCTAAAGTACTTTTTGAAGTGGGAATTCTTGGAGTGCTAGCTTTTTTGAGTTTGGTAACAACTTTAACAATTCTTGGCTTTAAAACCTATCGCTCCATAAAGAACCGTAATTTCCGCAGTTACGGAGCAGCTTTGTGGGTGTTTATATTGTTTATTAGCTACAACACCTACTACTATCCTTTGGATGTTGATCCAGTTGCTGTCTATTATTGGTTTTATGCGGGAGTTCTTTTTAAATTGCCAGAACTGGAAAAACAAGATAACGAAGATGCCAATCCTCAGCAAAAAAACCAGAAAAAACGTCTAAAAACAATTTAAATGAAATAAAAATGGCAAAAGTTATCATAGGAGGTCAACAACACCTCAGCATTCCAAACCTACCTCGAAATTCTCGGCATACACTCATCCGCCCCAAGCCTTTTCCCGCAGGTAGATATCCTATAGAAAAAATTTGGTATCCTTTAGGCAGCTTTATGGCGTGGCAACCTGTGTGGGGAAGATACCAAGCAATTCATTCTTTCAACAGAATTTTATATACAAACAAACCTTGGTTTCTCACCTTTGAAGATCATCGTGTTTTATATAGAAATCCTCAAAATCAAGCTGAAGCTGCAATTTATGATTTATTAAACAATCGTTTAGCATTAGGAAATTGCCAAAAAATCATTGCTATCTCTGATTATGCCAAATTGAGATTTATTAACCGAATAGCAGGTTGGAAGATAGAAGAAAAAGTAAGTAATAAATTGGATGTAATTCATCCAAATTTTCCAGTTAGAGTTAAGCAATCAAAACTTTATCAGGAACAGCAAAATCTCCAGCTTGTATTTATCGGAAATCATATTGCCCGCAAAGGCGGAGTTGTTGCTTTAAGACTCGCCAAAAAAGCTGAAAAGTTAGGCTTACCCATTACTGTACATATAATTTCGGGGCTGGAACATGGTTCAGGAGTCCCGACAGATTTTCCCGATCGCAGCAAATATATTGAGGATTTAAAGTTACTTGATCTAAATAACGTTGTCTTTCATAAAAATATTCCTAATGACAAAGTTATTGAGTTATTATCCCAAAGTCATTTTCAATTAATGGCGACATTACAGGATACTTATGGCTATAGTATTATCGAAGGATTTTCTGTTGCCACTCCGGCAATTACAACAAATGTATGTGCCTTACCAGAGTTTGTGCGTCACGGCGAAAATGGCTATATTTTAGAATTACCAATTAATGAAATTAGGCACTGGAATAATTGGTTGTACGGAGAAAAAACTAAAACAAATGAATATTGGGAAATTGTCAATAGCACATATAACTATTTGGCAGAGAAAGCATTGCAACAAATCAGCCAATTTCTGGATAGAAATGATAAACAAGAACATTATGAATTTTTAAGTGCAGGAGCATTAGCTCAAGCACAAATGTTGCATAACTCTGAAAAGCAAAATGAGTTATTTGATAATCTTTATGCAGCAGTGTAAACCAAAGCAATGGCTGCTTACTCAGCTTCATGAAAACTAATTTTTACAAGGCTATTATAGAAGTAATAAAATTACTTAATAAAAATAATGAATGATTGTCCATTAATTAGTGTAGTAATCCCGACTTACGGGCGGGAAGAACCGTTACAAAATAGCATTGTAGATGTTTTAAAACAAGACTATCCAAATTTTGAAGTTTTAGTTGTAGACCAAACCCAAAACATCAACCAGAAATTCAAGCCTACCTAGAGAAAATGGCGGAGATTGGTAAAATTAAATGGTTGCGTTTAGATTGGGCAAGTTTGCCAGGGGCGCGGAATTATGCTATCCGCCGATCTTCTGGTGAAATAATATTATTTATTGATGACGATGTTCAGCTAACCCCTGGATTATTAGCAGCCCATGCGAAAAATTATTTGCAAAACCCAGAGGTTGGGGCTGTGGCTGGGCGGGTATTTGACAGAATGAAATTAGGTGATTCTGGGGGAGATTTACAGATTGAATATTTGCCTCCCCAAGCTATGGATCCAGGAATTGCTTGGTATCATATTGATTTAGTACATACCACCAAACCCCAGCAAGTGTTGACGGCGAGGGGTTGCAATATGTCATTTCGCCGCGAAATATTTACTAAATACGGATTGAGGTTTGATGAGAGGTTTCGCGGCAGTGCAGTGCGCGAAGAGTCAGATTTTTGTTTGCGGGTGCGACAGACAGGGTATAAGATTTGGTACGACCCAGAGGCCCATTTGGTGCATTTAGGCGAAGAAACGGGAGGTTGTCATGATATTAGTATGCGATCGCTCAAATATCAACTTACCTTTTACCACAACCATTTCTTGCTGGGGCTGAAAAACCTTACTGCTATCCAAGCTTTACGCCTATACGCCCGTTTATTCGATTGTCACGTACTCGGTCGTCCACCTTGTCACAAAAGTGGTTCCCCCATTAAAATTGCTACTCGCGCTATTTTCTACATTTTGGGTTTTTTCAAAGCCTTGGGTACTGTCATCCAATCACTATGGAACGATGGTCAAATTTACACTCATTTGGATGAACAAGTTTAGGCATTGGTCATTGGTCATTAGTGAATAACAAAGAATAAATGAAAAATGAGAATTTTAGTTGCTAGTCACACTTATATCGTAGACCTCAACTGTGAAAAATTACGCGCTTTATCTCAACTCAAACCTGAAATTGAAGTAACAGTTGTAGTTCCAAAGCGCTGGAAACCAGGTGGTGTACAAAATAGAATTATTGAAACTGAATACCGCGATGAAGGCACATTTAGAATAGTTCCCGTTTCTAATTTCAGTCAAAATCATCAAGGACTACTTACCTTTGGTGCTGATTTAATATCTTTGTTAAAACAATTCCGCCCTCAAATCATCCAAGTAGAACAAGGATCTAGAGGACTGGCTTATACTCAAATGATTGCTTTAAATAAGCTATTAGGACTTAAGGCAAAAAATGTATTTTTTACTTGGTGGAACCTACCATATAATCTAAAATTGCCAATTGCTTTATTAGAAAAATATAACCTCAATCACAGCCACGGTATCATTTCTGGCAATCAGGATGGAGCAGAAGTTTTGCGACAAAGGGGATATCAGGGGGCAATTAAGGTTATGCCACAACTAGGCGTAGATGAAAGCCTATTTACTCCCAAACTGCAACCAGAACTAGCAGCTAAATTTGGCATTAAAAAAGAAGATTTTGTAGTAGGTTTTGTTGGACGTTTTGTGCAAGAAAAGGGTTTATTAACGCTTTTAGATGCCTTAGTAAAGTTGAAATATAAACCCTGGAAATTACTGCTACTTGGACGGGGAGAGTTGCAAAATGAATTAATTAATATAGCCACAGAAAAGAATATTGAAGACAGATTAATTTTGGTAGAAAGTGTTCCTCATAACGAGGTTGCAAACTATATCAATTTAATGAGTACTTTGGTACTACCTTCGGAAACAACTTATAAGTTTAAAACCTTAACTTCTGTTGGCTGGAAAGAACAATTTGGTCATGTGATAATTGAGGCAATGGCTTGCCAAGTTCCTGTGATTGGTTCTGATTCTGGTGAAATTCCTTATGTAATTGGTGATGCAGGTTTAGTATTTCCCGAAGGTAATGCTCAAGCCCTTGCTAATTGCTTAGTTCAATTAATGGATAAACCAGCTTTTGCTCATACTTTGAGTGAAATGGGTTATCAAAAAGCAATGATTAAATATACAAATAAAGCTTTGGCTAAACAGCAATTAGAGTTCTATCAAGATTTAGTCATTGGTCATTAGTGAATAACAAAGGACAAATGACAATTGATAAAAAAATGAAAATATTACAAATTGTCCCCTCAATTTCTTTGATTTATGGCGGCCCCAGTCAAATGGTGTTAGGGCTAGCTCCAGCGTTGGTAAAAGAAGGAGTGGAAGTTACAATTATCACAACTGATAGTAATGGCGATAATGGTCAAACACCTTTAGATGTTCCTTTAAATTGTCCAATTAAACAAGATGGCTATGAAATAATTTACTTTCGTTGCGCCCCATTTCGTCGCTACAAATTTTCACTCGATTTATTAAACTGGCTAAAACGTCATGCTGACGAGTTTGATATAGCACATATTCATGCTTTATTCTCCCCTATAAGTAGCGCTGCTGCTGTGGTGTGTCGTCAGCAAAAGCTACCTTATATTTTCCGTCCTTTGGGTACTCTTGATCCGGCTGATTTACGGAAGAAAAAGCAATTAAAACAGCTTTATGTCGCACTTATAGAACGCCAAAATTTAGCTGGTGCGGCGGCTATTCATTTTACTAGCGTTCAAGAAGCTAAAATATCAGAACGATTTGGAGTATCTACGCCAGATTTAGTGATTCCCTTGGGTGTGATTCCACCTCAACCCTCTATTAAAGATGTATGTAGTAAGTTAGAAATCCCAAAGGATGTACCGTTAGTGCTGTTTATGTCACGAATTGATCCAAAAAAGGGATTAAATTTGTTGATTCCGGCGCTAGAAAAGCTGTTAGCGATTGGTTATAACTTTCATTTTGTCTTAGCTGGTACTAATCCGCAAGATCCAGATTACGAACAAAAGATAATATCCCAAATTCAAAATTCACCACTGCGATCGCACACTACAATTACTGGCTTTGTCACTGGTGAACTCAAAGTTAGTTTACTACAAGCTGCTGATTTATTTGTCTTGCCTTCCTACTACGAAAATTTTGGGATTGCTGTAGCTGAAGCGATGGTTGCAGGTGTACCTGTAGTCATTTCTGATCAAGTGCATATTTGTCAACAGATACATGATAGTGAGTCGGGTTGGGTGGGTGCAACAGATGTGCAAGCATTGGTAGAGTTACTACAAGAAGCATTGCAAAATCCCGCAGAATGCCAAACGCCGGGGATTAAATGCTCAAAAATATGCATTGGAAAATTTTAGCTGGGATGCGATCGCAAGGCAAACAATCCAAGCCTACCAGCAAATTCTTACGAACAAATTAATTTAACCCAATGCAGACAACAGCAGTTTTTGCCAAATAGGTGCTAGAACCGCTTTCACAACAATATCCGCAATCACAAAACCAATCCCAATTAACATATAAATTTTGGGAAAGGGAGATTTCGGAACTTCGCTTCTAATGCGAGTTATTAGATTTAATCCTAATGCAGCTAAAGCCACCCCAGTGGCAATAAACCCGATTATCCGCAAAAGTGACCAAGGATACCACCCTAAAATAGCTGCTAACCAAGGTTTAGCACTCAATTTTACTAATACTGCAACATAAAAATTCATGTAGTTCAGCATCCAAGTGCCGAATATCAATGCCATGCTACTTAAGGTGACAACGCAGAGAATACAAAAAATTCCGTAGTGTAATAGATGGTCTGGTAAAAATAAATTGAGTGAACCTTCCATGCCATCTCCCGTGCGAATCCAGTGCAGCATCTCTTTTGTGTATGACTGTCCCCGAAGAATAACTTTTGCTGCTGTTTCTGGTGCGAGCGTAGTTGCTACAATTACGGCAATACTCTGTAAAACTCCCCACACTAACATCCACCAAAAAGCACTTTTATATTGTTGACGACGCACTTGTAAGAAGAAAATGGGATAGGGGACAGCAGCACCTAAAATCGGCATTAACCAAGGAACTCTAAAAAGAAAACTCGCAGTTGTACTGAGGATAACCCCAATCACCAAAAAGATTACTATCATCATTAATTGAAACTTCAAAAATAATAAGCATATTTGTAGTTTTTATCGAACAGAATTCAGGAGTCAGGAGTCAGGAGTCAGAATTCAGAATGAATTCTGTACGACTGGTGGATAGCGCAGCGTTAGCGAGTCTGCGAGCGTCTTGATTCTGACTCCTGAATTCTGACTTCTTCTTCAATCTCACTACTTGCTTTATCAAAATTCGATTTGCAACAACTTAAAAATTTATCACAATATTGCATCTATGCGAAGAAACTTTCTCGAATTCTGCAATAAGGTGGAAATGTTGCAACTCAATAACACTAAATATGCAATGGCTTGTAGTTGGGTATCACCCTGATATTTGCAATCCTCTATGTAAAGAAAAACCTGTAGGAAAAATATATCAATTAGAAGCATATATGTGTAATTTAGTCAATAGTTTGTATCTTCCTCTTGTCCCTTATCTGAGAGGGCTGACAACCTAAAATTTTGTTTCAAACTGCTAAAGTCCGATTGGGAAATAGGGGTTTTGTGTCATGATGGCATATTAGAATATATATGCTTCTAACTACAGGGAATCTCTCATGGCTCTCCGTCTTGGTGACACAGTACCCAACTTTACGCAAGCCTCAACACACGGCGACATCGATTTTTATGAATGGGCAGGTGACAGCTGGGTTGTGCTGTTCTCTCACCCTGCTGATTTTACACCTGTTTGCACAACAGAACTCGGCACAGTAGCCAAGTTAAAACCAGAATTTGACAAGCGCAATGTCAAAGCGATCGCACTTAGTGTTGATGATGTTGAATCCCACAAAGGCTGGGTAGGAGACATTGAAGAAACTCAAAGCACAACCCTTAACTACCCAATTTTGGCAGATGCGGATCGCAAGGTTTCTGACCTTTACGATATGATCCACCCCAATGCTAATGCGGCTGTGACAGTGCGATCGGTTTTTGTAATTGACCCCAATAAGAAACTCCGTCTCTCTTTCACCTATCCTCCCAGCACAGGACGCAACTTTGATGAACTGTTGCGGGTGATTGATTCTCTGCAATTGACTGATAATTACAGTGTGGCAACACCAGCCGACTGGAAAGATGGAGAGGATGTCGTAATTGTCCCCTCACTCAAAGATCCAGAAGTACTCAAAGAAAAATTCCCCAAAGGTTATGAGGAAATCAAACCGTATCTGCGGATGACTCCTCAGCCTAACAAGTAAATCTGAGAATGATTTCGGATAAAAAAGACATCTCCGAAAAAGAATGTAGAGAGGTAGCATTGCTACGTCTCTACAAGGGTTCTGGTTAACGCATATTTAATTTCTGGAGATGTCTAAAGCAGAGACGCCAAGTTATTATATCTTGGTGTCTTTGTTTTTTTGCATAAGAATATCCTCAGTGAACTAGGTGTCCAAACTTGGTGGGATCTAAATTACCGTTACAAAACTTCATTGCGTTAGCGCCGTGTACCACTACAAGCAAGCTACGCGCAGCGTCTCGTAGAGAGTATTATTAGGAATTATCTTAACAGCACCCCAAATTGTACTTCACAGTACCTTTTTTTGTGCTAGATATTTTTAATATTCATAAGAGTAACTTATTTAATATAAGATATCTATTTGATTTTCACTTATACGAGTATTTCTGCTTACTTAAAAGTAAATATAGGAATCCGGTTTGATTACTGAAATTATTTGCGTAGGCTGGGAGTGGGGAGTAGGAAAAAAGACTTTTTGAGTGTACGGAGTTTTTTCAAAAATCAAATATGAGTCCTATATCAGCATTGCTATATGTTATACACAACGTAAGATATGAAAAATTCTCCCGAATGCTGCGAATTTAGTTAGTATTTTGAGAGAGATGTACTTAAATTAAGAGATAAATTTCCTAAAATCGATATATTTATTCAGCAGATTTTGTCATTTCTATTCCTAAGTGAACTCGATTAGTTATGCTCCTAGATTTAGAAAGATTTTATCAGGCTTGCAATCCAAGCAGACCTCTAATTATAGGAAACGCTAGCGATCGCAGGTACTATATCGATTTTGCTGCGGTACGGGGTGGCAAAATTATCGAAGCTTTGCAGCGCACGATCGCTCGAATCTCGCCGGATATCCCAACCTGTCAGCTATTTACAGGACATCTCGGTTGTGGAAAATCAACAGAGTTGTTGCGCCTCAAAGCTGAGTTAGAAGTGCAACAATTTCATGTAGTTTACTTTGAGTCTACCCATGTCTTAGAAATGGCAGATGTGGATGTGACTGATATTTTGTTGGCGATCGCTGGACAGGTGAGTGAAAGCCTAGAAGCGATGAAAATTAGGTTCAAGTCTACCTACTTTACCAAGTTATTTGGTGAACTTGTGGATTTCTTGCAAACGCCAATTGATCTTGGGGTAGAAGCCGAGTTGTCTGTGGGGATTGCCAAAATTACAGCTAAAACTAAAGAAAGTCCCCAATTGCGGCGACGGTTAAGGGATTACTTGGAACCACGAACAGCAAATATTTTGCAGTCAATTAATCAAGAATTGCTAGAAGCTGCCACCAAGGAACTGAAAACCAGGGGTAAAAAAGGACTGGTGGTAATTGTTGATAACTTGGATAGAGTCGCAATTCGACCTTTACCATCGGGGCGATCGCTGCCAGAATACTTATTTATTCAGCGTGGTGAACAGTTACGCAAACTGAATTGTCATATAGTCTACACTATTCCCTTAGCCCTGACTTTCTCCAACGATAGCGCTGAACTTCAGCATCGTTTGGGTGGAGGAGTCGCCCCCAAAGTCTTACCGATGATACCTGTACGTTTGCGCTCTGGAGAGGTTTTTCCTCAAGGGCTAGCAATGATGCGGCAAATGGTGCTAGCTAGGGGTTTTCCAGACATTTTGCCTAGCGATCGGTTAGGCTTAATAACAGAAGTGTTTGATAGCTTGGAAACCTTAGATCGATTGTGCCTGATGAGTGGTGGTCATGTACGCGACTTACTAGGATTACTGTTTGACTGTCTGCGAGAACAAGATCCACCTTTTGATCGGGAATGTGTCGAACTGGTAATTCGAAGACAACGTGATTACCGAGCCAACGCCATCGATCCCCATGAGTGGGAACTAATCTTTCAGGTGGTGCAACAGCAGAGAGTCAGAGGTGATATAGAATACCACACCCTATTGCGAAGTTTATTTGTATTTGAATACCGCGATCATCAAGGAGCTTGGTTTGCCGTCAACCCAGTTTTAGCAGAGACGGAAAAATTTAAATCATGGTTG encodes the following:
- a CDS encoding glycosyltransferase family 2 protein — its product is MLIFVVPLKSPKVSNSWERVTQSFERCIKSICNQTSPEFHAIVVCHEQPKIEFNHPQITYITVDFAPPKETDRIARGDTDKGRKILKGLMYARQFSPTHTMAVDADDCISKNLAAFIKQHPNSNGWFINKGYKYKEGSKYIYIKRKDFYSMCGTSNIIRYDLNLLPENAEYNRGYGYYKYYIDHGKIKGVLESKDKPIEPLPFPGAVYIVETGENLFYGSMKLNFNFFDRKSLTQSVKDEFGLYTL
- the hpsL gene encoding hormogonium polysaccharide biosynthesis protein HpsL, whose product is MPRSKSKNKKSKKQAEKETPTLSLKEQLAQKRKAAQGRKELISLLTTVTFISALVGILLFFVGGIKVAVPAVLGILVISLSYKYPRQALYAFIIYVPIGGTVTYYLGNSPILQLAKDAFYVPALIGLWQTCRKQGLPIIIPQGIKIPLYLVLVCSLLTLLFINGGQQFNPPSVGLLEKAPPEIPLGMGILGLKVFLGYVPLIGCAYYLIRDKRDFLLLSRLQITLVLICCVLGFIQYLLLLTGVCQGTRGLEGNALFVTSLEARCYFGGALLYSPEEGVIRLPGTFVAPWQWAWFLISSTFFTFATAFTDPSPIWRLIGLSSLAAVFINAVISGQRIALALVPICFVILLLLTGQLGNLKRFIPIGIGLALLLGIAMVTNPEVVQQRTESFTGRWEASPPQDFIVQQFEDNWKNVDGPLGSGLGRATNSARVMGKTKLVETYYPKVLFEVGILGVLAFLSLVTTLTILGFKTYRSIKNRNFRSYGAALWVFILFISYNTYYYPLDVDPVAVYYWFYAGVLFKLPELEKQDNEDANPQQKNQKKRLKTI
- a CDS encoding glycosyltransferase family 4 protein, whose product is MAKVIIGGQQHLSIPNLPRNSRHTLIRPKPFPAGRYPIEKIWYPLGSFMAWQPVWGRYQAIHSFNRILYTNKPWFLTFEDHRVLYRNPQNQAEAAIYDLLNNRLALGNCQKIIAISDYAKLRFINRIAGWKIEEKVSNKLDVIHPNFPVRVKQSKLYQEQQNLQLVFIGNHIARKGGVVALRLAKKAEKLGLPITVHIISGLEHGSGVPTDFPDRSKYIEDLKLLDLNNVVFHKNIPNDKVIELLSQSHFQLMATLQDTYGYSIIEGFSVATPAITTNVCALPEFVRHGENGYILELPINEIRHWNNWLYGEKTKTNEYWEIVNSTYNYLAEKALQQISQFLDRNDKQEHYEFLSAGALAQAQMLHNSEKQNELFDNLYAAV
- the hpsO gene encoding hormogonium polysaccharide biosynthesis glycosyltransferase HpsO codes for the protein MRILVASHTYIVDLNCEKLRALSQLKPEIEVTVVVPKRWKPGGVQNRIIETEYRDEGTFRIVPVSNFSQNHQGLLTFGADLISLLKQFRPQIIQVEQGSRGLAYTQMIALNKLLGLKAKNVFFTWWNLPYNLKLPIALLEKYNLNHSHGIISGNQDGAEVLRQRGYQGAIKVMPQLGVDESLFTPKLQPELAAKFGIKKEDFVVGFVGRFVQEKGLLTLLDALVKLKYKPWKLLLLGRGELQNELINIATEKNIEDRLILVESVPHNEVANYINLMSTLVLPSETTYKFKTLTSVGWKEQFGHVIIEAMACQVPVIGSDSGEIPYVIGDAGLVFPEGNAQALANCLVQLMDKPAFAHTLSEMGYQKAMIKYTNKALAKQQLEFYQDLVIGH
- a CDS encoding peroxiredoxin, with product MALRLGDTVPNFTQASTHGDIDFYEWAGDSWVVLFSHPADFTPVCTTELGTVAKLKPEFDKRNVKAIALSVDDVESHKGWVGDIEETQSTTLNYPILADADRKVSDLYDMIHPNANAAVTVRSVFVIDPNKKLRLSFTYPPSTGRNFDELLRVIDSLQLTDNYSVATPADWKDGEDVVIVPSLKDPEVLKEKFPKGYEEIKPYLRMTPQPNK
- a CDS encoding P-loop NTPase fold protein codes for the protein MLLDLERFYQACNPSRPLIIGNASDRRYYIDFAAVRGGKIIEALQRTIARISPDIPTCQLFTGHLGCGKSTELLRLKAELEVQQFHVVYFESTHVLEMADVDVTDILLAIAGQVSESLEAMKIRFKSTYFTKLFGELVDFLQTPIDLGVEAELSVGIAKITAKTKESPQLRRRLRDYLEPRTANILQSINQELLEAATKELKTRGKKGLVVIVDNLDRVAIRPLPSGRSLPEYLFIQRGEQLRKLNCHIVYTIPLALTFSNDSAELQHRLGGGVAPKVLPMIPVRLRSGEVFPQGLAMMRQMVLARGFPDILPSDRLGLITEVFDSLETLDRLCLMSGGHVRDLLGLLFDCLREQDPPFDRECVELVIRRQRDYRANAIDPHEWELIFQVVQQQRVRGDIEYHTLLRSLFVFEYRDHQGAWFAVNPVLAETEKFKSWLNDTHK